The DNA segment GCTATGTGGAATGCTTTCTTTAATAACGGGATCCACCAATGGGCTTCATTTACGTTTGTAGGTCTTGCCCTTTCATATTTTATCTACCGTCAGGATGAAAGAAGCTTGATTAGTGATACGATGAATTCAGTCATAGGAAGCACAGGCAAAAAGCCGTTTCGGAATACGGTGGATATTATCGCGATCGTCGCAACCGTAATGGGTGTTGCAACAACGCTTGGTTTAAGTGTTCTGCAAATTAACAGTGGACTTGGCAGTGTATTTAATGCGCCAACTGGTGGTGTCACACAGATTACCATTGTTCTCGTTATGTTTATTTTCTTTATGTTATCCACCCTCTCAGGTCTTGATCGAGGAATTAAATACTTAAGTAATGCCAACTTAGGCATCGCTCTATTTCTTATGATTGCCGTATTACTTATCGGACCCACAGGCTTCATACTCGATACCATTACGATGGGAGTCGGTGACTACCTGCAGAACTTCTTCCAGGCAAGTTTGCGACTTGATCAGTACACGGGGAGTACATGGGTACAAGATTGGCCAATTTATTACTGGGCCTGGACCATTGCCTGGGCACCGTTTGTCGGAATGTTCGTTGCACGAATATCCAAAGGACGTACTGTTCGGGAATTCGTTCTCGGCGTTATGGTAGCTCCGCCTGCTATAGGAATTATTTGGATCGGGATCTTTGGAGGAACAGCCATCAACTTAGACCTCTTCCACGGGACCGACATCGCTGGTGCTGTTGCGGAGAATGAAGCAACTGCTTTATTCAGCATGCTGGAGAATTTACCGTTCGGTACGATCTTCTCAGTTCTTTCCATTTGTTTATTGTTCACTTTTTTAGTCACTTCTGCGGACTCCGCAACATTCGTACTTGGAATGATGAGTTCAAAAGGGGACACGAACCCTTCCGGTGTAGTTAAAGTCGTTTGGGGTACATTAATTGCTGCCCTAGCCATTATCTTAATCTTAAGTGCTGGATTAGATGGACTTCAGACCGCCTCGCTCATCGGTGCATTGCCGTTCTCGATCGTCCTGTTTATTTCTTGTGTATCGTTGCTCAAATCGATACGTGAAGACTACAAAGAAACCAGGCGTGAAGAAGAGAAAAAACGTCACCACAGAATTCAGAAACAAATTGAAGATTACAACTCAGATTAATCAATAAGTGAGCGACCTTCATTATGAGAAGGTCGCTCACTTTTTCATATTTGAGTGTTCTTCTCCCTTGACATAATTGGCGTTGCCACCCCTCCTTGAACTACCATAATGTTTTTCATTATGACACTCCTTTGTTAGATTCATTCATCGTATTTAAAACAAGTTCAGCAAAAGTCTCTACCGCCCTGTCGGGATTTGCCGTACTTGGAATAATAAGTGGAATATTTACAGCGGGTCTATACGACTGGATTCCTGTGGTGGAACCATATTTTAAAGTGGCTGGGGCAGTGTACCTTCTTTACTTAGCTTGGCAGGTTAGTCTGCCTAAAGGTTCAAGGAAGGATTACGTAGGATTGCAGTCTTCCTTTTTATCAGGTTTTATCTTTCAGGTTATTAATGTCAAAAGCATTTTGTTCTTTTTAACAGTTATGAGTGCATTTATTCTACCGTTTAGTGATTCTATTAAATCCATCGTAATGTATTTGACGCTAACCATTTTCCTTGGTTGGTTAGCGTTACTTTTATGGTCAACTTTCGGCTCTATGTTAAAAAACTTTCTTGCCAAACATGATAAGGCGTTTCGAATAATCATGGGTGGTTTGTTGATCTGCTGCAGCTATTTTTATTTAGCAGCTTTTGAAGGTTTTATAAAAAGTTAAGCTTCCTATTGAATGGGGGTTGGTCATGGAAAAGATTTGCGACTATTTAAAAGAGATAGATGGACAGAATGGGTAAACTGTTTAATCAACAAAGAACGAGCAAATAAAAGGATCACACATGTTGGTAAACATGTGTGATCCTTTACCTTTTCTGACGCAAAATGCCTTAGATTAATCCAACTAAATAGTAACCAATTATCCCAACCTATTTAACTAGTTGAATCATTTAAGGGCGTTAAGAGCAACCTCGGCAGCTTGAGCAATCAGCGCATCGTTATATTGGGCATCCTCCTTATCAAGGTGGGACATGATCGCAATGACAATTGGTTCTCTGTTTGGCGGCCAAACAACTGCAATGTCATTCCTCGTTCCGTAACTTGCGGCACCGCTCTTATCACCAACCACCCAACCTTCAGGTGCGCCTGCACGAATCAGCCCATCTCCTGTAGCATTGCCTTGCAGCCAATCCGTGAATAATTCACGTTTATCATTCGAAAGCAAGTCCCCGACTGCGAATGCTTTTAGACTGGTGGCAAGAGCTTTTGGTGTACTGGTGTCACGAGTATCTCCCGGGGTGAATTCATTTAAGTCCGGTTCATATCGATCCGCCTGGGTAACACTATCGCCGATTTGTCTTAGGGCTTGTTCAAATTCACCAGGACCTCCCAGGGCCTTAAACAAGAGGTTCCCCGCGGTGTTGTCACTGGTTCGAACAGCTGCCTCACTTAGTTCCAAAAGTGTCATCCCAGTATCCACGTGTTCTTTTGTAACCGGAGAATAGGATACTAAATCATCCTCTGTGTAGGTAATGACTTCCTTAAGATCATCCTTAGATTTCTGCTGCAGCACGATGGCTGCGGCCAAAGCCTTGTAAGTCGATGCAAAGGCAAAACGCTTCTCTGGTCGATATTCGATGGTCTGATTTGTGCTCGTATCGAGCGTATAGACGCCGAGCTGAGCGTCAAACTCATTCTCGAGTTGGGCAAACTTTTCATCTGTATTCGCCGTTTGTTCCGCTTCGTTCTCCTCTTTAGATGAGGCATTGGTCGAACCGTCTGCATTCATGCAAGCGCTGAGGGTAACTAGTGCGAGCAACGACATAAACAGTGTGAACGTATGCATGCTAAATTTATATGTTTTTTTCAAGTTGATAACCTCTTTCTCTTTTTGATCTGTCGAATATAAAAACTACTTGTTTAAGTTGAGAATGAAGTTTCTTCACTTAAATGCTTTAAGAAAACTTCAACTGTTGAGCGTTTTTTTATGTTTTTCCTAAGAAATCTATCCTCCCTTAATTTGCGATTTGTCGTTGATTACAACTGTAATCTTATACTACAATTGTAATCAAAGAAATGTCAATCCTTTTAAAATGAAATAGGAATATCTACTTTTGTTCAGATAAAGGCTGCTGAGCTCATAATCTCTTAGGTTTCAACATTTAAAAATGATAAACTAATAACGAATTGTTAAACTTTAATGCCTGCACAAATGAAACGGATAGATGGTCTTTTTAAAGTAAATCACGATAAAGGTTGTTGAACTTTACTGGAATGGAGGTTGAAGGAATGTTCTTCACTTATCTCGTTACAAGTTTTATAGTGTCCTCTATTACTATAGTGATGATTATGTTGATTAAGAAAATATGTTCCAAACACCTTTCAGCAAAATGGCAGTACAATCTATGGTTTTTATTGTTAATTGCATTGACGCTTCCATTTCTGCCGAAGCAATGGATTCATTTTGAAAATTTTTTTATACCGTTCGATGGAATTTATAGCAATAGAACTAGTAATCCTTCTGTCAACACTAGTGAGGGTTCAGGGCTTAGTAACGAAAACTGGATGCAGGATTTTACGGTATCTGTCAATCGACTCAATCTAGATTTCCTGAATATCGCATTAG comes from the Halobacillus shinanisalinarum genome and includes:
- the bla gene encoding class A beta-lactamase, which codes for MHTFTLFMSLLALVTLSACMNADGSTNASSKEENEAEQTANTDEKFAQLENEFDAQLGVYTLDTSTNQTIEYRPEKRFAFASTYKALAAAIVLQQKSKDDLKEVITYTEDDLVSYSPVTKEHVDTGMTLLELSEAAVRTSDNTAGNLLFKALGGPGEFEQALRQIGDSVTQADRYEPDLNEFTPGDTRDTSTPKALATSLKAFAVGDLLSNDKRELFTDWLQGNATGDGLIRAGAPEGWVVGDKSGAASYGTRNDIAVVWPPNREPIVIAIMSHLDKEDAQYNDALIAQAAEVALNALK
- a CDS encoding BCCT family transporter is translated as MDKKQKKWKFMNRVFWISFTIIFLFALWGALAPEALASQAENIYGFIANTFGWFYLVFVLFLVLFNFYLAFSKYGKIRLGGDDIKPKYPLFTWIAMLFSCGFGVSIVFWGVAEPMTHFGTPPPFDASIEAESAEAARVAMWNAFFNNGIHQWASFTFVGLALSYFIYRQDERSLISDTMNSVIGSTGKKPFRNTVDIIAIVATVMGVATTLGLSVLQINSGLGSVFNAPTGGVTQITIVLVMFIFFMLSTLSGLDRGIKYLSNANLGIALFLMIAVLLIGPTGFILDTITMGVGDYLQNFFQASLRLDQYTGSTWVQDWPIYYWAWTIAWAPFVGMFVARISKGRTVREFVLGVMVAPPAIGIIWIGIFGGTAINLDLFHGTDIAGAVAENEATALFSMLENLPFGTIFSVLSICLLFTFLVTSADSATFVLGMMSSKGDTNPSGVVKVVWGTLIAALAIILILSAGLDGLQTASLIGALPFSIVLFISCVSLLKSIREDYKETRREEEKKRHHRIQKQIEDYNSD
- a CDS encoding LysE family translocator; the protein is MNYHNVFHYDTPLLDSFIVFKTSSAKVSTALSGFAVLGIISGIFTAGLYDWIPVVEPYFKVAGAVYLLYLAWQVSLPKGSRKDYVGLQSSFLSGFIFQVINVKSILFFLTVMSAFILPFSDSIKSIVMYLTLTIFLGWLALLLWSTFGSMLKNFLAKHDKAFRIIMGGLLICCSYFYLAAFEGFIKS